ATTTTTATGAATATGATACGTTTAAAAAATATACGCAAAAGCTTTAATGGTCTTGAAGTACTAAAAGGTATTAACTTAGAAGTGATGCAAGGGGAAGTCGTTGCCATTATTGGACCTTCAGGTTCGGGTAAAAGTACACTTCTCAGATGCTTAAATAGGCTAGAAATTATCGACCAGGGAACCATTGAAATCGAAGAAGAAGTTCTAGCTGCCGATGGTGCAGATGGGCGATGCCAGTATGTTCGCGAGGAAAAGGCCCGAATGATTTGTCATAAGATGGGCATGGTGTTTCAGCAATTTAATTTATTTCCTCATATGACGGTGCTTGACAATGTTGTGGAAGCACCCATGGTTGTAAAGGGAATAAAAAAGGAAATTATTATTCCTGAAGCTGAAGAATTACTGC
This region of Pelosinus sp. IPA-1 genomic DNA includes:
- a CDS encoding amino acid ABC transporter ATP-binding protein; translated protein: MNMIRLKNIRKSFNGLEVLKGINLEVMQGEVVAIIGPSGSGKSTLLRCLNRLEIIDQGTIEIEEEVLAADGADGRCQYVREEKARMICHKMGMVFQQFNLFPHMTVLDNVVEAPMVVKGIKKEIIIPEAEELLRKVGLFAKRDSYPSRLSGGQQQRVAIARALAMKPDIMLFDEPTSALDPELTGEVLKAMRQLAQEHMTMLVVTHEMAFAREVAQRVIFMDNGDIVEQGTPELLFNNPTQARTQAFLSSML